The following are from one region of the Actinopolyspora halophila DSM 43834 genome:
- a CDS encoding DEAD/DEAH box helicase: MHAENTGDSESPTFAELGASEEIVRALREAGIERTFMIQEMTLPLALRGADLIGQARTGMGKTLGFGVPLLQQMNLPGDGTPQALIVVPTRELCMQVTRDIEDAAKYLGVRTLSVYGGRPYEPQIEGLRAGVDVVIGTPGRLLDLAEQQHLVLGKVSTLVLDEADEMLDLGFLPDIERILGMVPEQRQTMLFSATMPDAIIQLARNFLHQPTQIRAEQSDESAVHERTHQFVYRAHAMDKPELLARALQANGRGLTMIFSRTKRSAQKLADELNERGFAAGSVHGDLGQGAREKSLRAFRTGKIDILVATDVAARGIDVEGVTHVINLQCPEDSKTYVHRIGRTGRAGRTGVAITLVDWDEETRWKVISKELGLGMDDPVETYSTSAHLFNDLDIPSDVGGRLPLSKRTRVGLGAEAEERTESTPKRNKRRNRQSSRGDSSGSRSNESEETGNSRPNGRRKRRRTRNGKPVEEAQTSGASTDSEQSSETKTQRPARRRVRRRRGSENGPAEEKADATSQ; the protein is encoded by the coding sequence CTGCACGCGGAGAACACCGGGGACTCCGAGAGCCCCACGTTCGCCGAGCTCGGGGCCTCCGAGGAGATCGTCCGCGCTCTCCGGGAAGCCGGGATCGAGCGGACGTTCATGATTCAGGAGATGACGCTGCCGCTGGCACTGCGCGGCGCCGACCTGATCGGGCAGGCGCGGACCGGGATGGGCAAAACCCTCGGCTTCGGCGTCCCGCTCCTGCAACAGATGAACCTGCCCGGGGACGGAACCCCGCAGGCTCTGATCGTGGTACCGACCAGGGAACTGTGCATGCAGGTGACGCGGGACATCGAGGACGCGGCCAAGTACCTCGGCGTGCGCACGCTGTCGGTCTACGGAGGCCGCCCCTACGAACCCCAGATCGAGGGACTGCGCGCCGGTGTGGACGTGGTTATCGGCACTCCGGGGCGGCTGCTCGACCTCGCCGAACAACAGCACCTGGTGCTCGGCAAGGTCTCCACCCTGGTGCTCGACGAAGCCGACGAGATGCTCGACCTCGGCTTCCTGCCGGACATCGAACGCATCCTCGGAATGGTGCCCGAGCAGCGGCAGACCATGCTCTTCTCGGCGACCATGCCGGACGCGATCATCCAGCTCGCCAGGAACTTCCTGCACCAGCCGACCCAGATACGGGCCGAGCAGTCCGATGAGAGCGCGGTGCACGAGCGAACCCACCAGTTCGTCTACCGTGCCCACGCCATGGACAAGCCCGAGCTGCTCGCCCGCGCGCTGCAGGCGAACGGACGCGGGCTGACGATGATCTTCAGCCGTACCAAGCGCTCGGCCCAGAAACTCGCGGACGAGCTGAACGAGCGCGGCTTCGCGGCCGGGTCCGTGCACGGCGACCTGGGGCAGGGGGCACGGGAGAAGTCGCTGCGCGCCTTCCGCACCGGCAAGATCGACATCCTGGTCGCCACCGACGTGGCCGCACGCGGCATCGACGTCGAGGGCGTCACACACGTGATCAACCTGCAGTGCCCCGAGGACTCGAAGACCTACGTGCACCGCATCGGGCGTACCGGACGTGCGGGGCGGACCGGAGTGGCCATCACCCTGGTCGACTGGGACGAGGAAACCCGGTGGAAGGTGATCAGCAAGGAGCTCGGCCTGGGGATGGACGATCCCGTCGAGACCTACTCCACTTCCGCGCACCTGTTCAACGATCTCGACATTCCCTCCGACGTGGGCGGCAGGCTGCCGCTGTCCAAGCGCACCCGCGTGGGGCTCGGCGCCGAGGCCGAGGAGCGCACCGAGTCCACGCCCAAGCGCAACAAGCGCCGGAACCGGCAGAGCTCCCGCGGTGATTCCTCCGGATCCCGTTCGAACGAGTCCGAGGAGACGGGAAACAGTCGCCCGAACGGACGCAGGAAGCGGAGGCGCACCAGGAACGGGAAGCCGGTCGAGGAGGCACAGACCTCCGGCGCGTCGACCGATTCCGAGCAGAGTTCGGAGACGAAGACCCAGCGTCCGGCACGCAGGAGGGTTCGCAGGCGGCGTGGCTCCGAGAACGGGCCCGCCGAGGAAAAGGCTGACGCCACCAGTCAGTGA
- a CDS encoding alpha/beta fold hydrolase, with product MTLGQQERAESTLTTSDGVELAVDESGDPNAPITVLLVHGWTLSRRTWDRVMADLPGSVGSSVRVVRFDHRGHGDSDPAPRGTAEIARCADDVAELIAERAPVGPVVLAGHSMGGMTIMALAERHPRLMAERVRGMALVATSSGGLVAPDLGLPGPVAAVFNAGERKLRSVLARSERGRVGDRSAWMRPGLRWLLFGSGASGGDVARSAEWVARCHPASFAGFRESLAEHERGDALDELPRVPTVVLAGLADRLCPLPHARVMSERLPHAGFFVYAGAGHMLPMERAEEVTGRIADVTRSALE from the coding sequence GTGACTCTCGGACAGCAGGAGCGTGCGGAGAGCACGCTGACCACCTCGGACGGGGTCGAGCTCGCCGTGGACGAGAGCGGTGACCCGAACGCCCCGATCACGGTGCTGCTCGTCCACGGCTGGACGTTGAGCAGGCGCACCTGGGACCGGGTGATGGCGGACCTGCCCGGTTCGGTCGGGAGCTCGGTGCGGGTGGTGCGGTTCGATCACCGCGGCCACGGTGACTCGGACCCCGCCCCGCGTGGAACGGCCGAGATCGCGCGCTGCGCGGACGACGTGGCGGAGCTGATCGCGGAGAGGGCTCCCGTCGGGCCCGTGGTGCTCGCCGGTCACTCGATGGGCGGAATGACGATCATGGCCCTGGCCGAACGACACCCCCGTCTCATGGCGGAGCGAGTGCGGGGCATGGCCCTGGTCGCCACGTCGAGCGGCGGCCTGGTGGCCCCCGACCTCGGATTGCCGGGCCCGGTCGCGGCCGTGTTCAACGCGGGGGAGCGCAAGCTCCGCTCCGTGCTGGCCCGTTCGGAGCGCGGCAGGGTCGGCGACCGCTCCGCGTGGATGCGTCCGGGGCTGCGGTGGCTGCTGTTCGGCAGCGGTGCCTCGGGCGGTGACGTGGCCAGGAGCGCCGAGTGGGTCGCCAGGTGTCATCCGGCCAGTTTCGCGGGGTTCCGCGAGTCGTTGGCCGAGCACGAGCGCGGCGATGCCCTGGACGAGTTGCCCAGGGTACCCACCGTGGTGTTGGCCGGGCTCGCCGACCGGCTCTGCCCGCTGCCGCACGCCAGGGTCATGTCCGAGCGGCTTCCGCACGCCGGTTTCTTCGTGTACGCGGGCGCTGGCCACATGCTTCCCATGGAGCGGGCGGAGGAGGTGACCGGCCGGATAGCCGACGTCACGCGTTCCGCGCTGGAGTGA
- a CDS encoding DUF3107 domain-containing protein: MEVKIGVAEGTRELTLNSGQSQEEVEKLVSDALATTDGHLRIDDDKGRRYIVPASKVAYVEIGAPETHRVGFGVG, encoded by the coding sequence GTGGAGGTCAAGATCGGAGTCGCGGAAGGCACGCGCGAACTCACGCTGAACAGTGGTCAGAGCCAGGAAGAGGTCGAAAAGCTGGTCTCGGACGCGTTGGCCACCACTGACGGCCACCTGCGTATCGACGACGACAAGGGGCGGCGCTACATCGTGCCCGCCTCCAAGGTCGCCTACGTCGAGATCGGAGCGCCGGAGACCCATCGCGTCGGCTTCGGAGTCGGCTGA
- a CDS encoding PQQ-binding-like beta-propeller repeat protein produces MTLVRPERRTKGDIVVALVLTIAVLGGAVTLWWFSSARATESSPAAEPVDPASPARRVPDRLEQVWQAPSSATPHPVLAGPTVVTGQNGEVLGRDPADGEVRWRYGRDKSLCTVGAEWERAIAVYRTGDHCNAVTSLDGSDGSREPQRNSDVGVGTRLLSDGNYVTATGSRLLETWRSDLVRTQQYGTPTDIKIPDNNLRRPECDYSGTAVGDRRVAVIAECAGSPGDRVTVLEAHPEDNEQPEEVMSTVLGSERADVVAVTGERVAVVLRDRKQLAVYDMSGVLLESHAVRLGTLPDTGANVRIEPTTRAGDVYWYTGKDTLALDGETLAPVWTARNTLGPATRMANERLIPVRNGLAVHDPASGERTRTLALDRSGDDAPVVFPEAVGKTVLEQRGDQLFAYR; encoded by the coding sequence GTGACATTGGTACGGCCGGAGCGACGCACGAAGGGCGACATCGTCGTGGCACTCGTGCTCACCATCGCCGTTCTCGGCGGGGCGGTCACCCTCTGGTGGTTCAGCTCCGCCCGGGCCACCGAGTCGAGTCCGGCGGCCGAACCCGTCGACCCCGCGTCCCCGGCGCGGAGGGTGCCCGACCGGCTGGAACAGGTGTGGCAGGCCCCCAGCTCCGCCACACCGCACCCCGTCCTGGCCGGACCGACCGTGGTGACCGGTCAGAACGGCGAGGTGCTCGGACGTGACCCGGCCGACGGCGAGGTCCGGTGGCGCTACGGCAGGGACAAGAGCCTGTGCACCGTCGGGGCCGAGTGGGAACGCGCGATCGCGGTCTACCGAACCGGCGACCACTGCAACGCCGTCACCTCGTTGGACGGCTCGGACGGCAGCCGCGAACCACAACGCAACAGCGATGTGGGCGTGGGAACCAGACTGCTCTCCGACGGCAACTACGTGACTGCCACCGGCAGTCGGCTCCTGGAGACGTGGCGCTCCGACCTGGTACGCACCCAGCAGTACGGCACCCCCACCGACATCAAGATCCCGGACAACAATCTGCGCCGTCCGGAGTGCGACTACTCGGGAACCGCCGTCGGCGATCGACGTGTCGCCGTCATAGCCGAGTGCGCCGGTTCGCCCGGGGACCGGGTGACCGTGCTCGAGGCCCACCCCGAGGACAACGAGCAGCCCGAAGAAGTGATGAGCACCGTGCTGGGCAGCGAGCGGGCCGATGTGGTCGCGGTGACCGGGGAGCGGGTCGCCGTGGTGCTCCGTGACCGGAAGCAGCTGGCTGTTTACGACATGTCCGGCGTGCTTCTGGAGAGCCACGCGGTACGGCTCGGGACACTTCCGGACACCGGTGCCAACGTCCGCATCGAACCGACGACACGGGCCGGGGACGTCTACTGGTACACGGGAAAGGACACTCTCGCCCTCGACGGGGAGACGCTCGCCCCGGTGTGGACGGCCCGGAACACGCTCGGTCCCGCCACGAGGATGGCGAACGAGCGCCTGATTCCCGTACGGAACGGTCTGGCCGTGCACGACCCCGCATCCGGTGAGCGGACCAGGACCCTGGCACTCGATCGCTCCGGGGACGACGCCCCGGTCGTCTTCCCCGAAGCGGTGGGGAAAACGGTGTTGGAACAGCGGGGGGACCAGCTCTTCGCCTACCGGTGA
- a CDS encoding TetR/AcrR family transcriptional regulator — MTETAQQSTDQPNRGVRLPRDARRAQLLSAAQDVFVANGYHAAAMDDIADRAGVSKPVLYQHFPGKLELYLALLETHGTELVDRVREAIESNPDNKQRVRAAVGALYEFVDREDQAFRLVFESDLRGEPAVERAVEQASSGCIDAVAEAVTADAGLDHERARLLAVGLVGLSQVTARDWLDGENSISREEAVNLMSTLAWKGLAGFPMQQG; from the coding sequence ATGACCGAGACCGCGCAGCAGAGCACCGACCAGCCCAATCGCGGGGTCCGACTTCCGCGTGACGCACGAAGGGCGCAGCTGCTCTCCGCGGCTCAGGACGTGTTCGTGGCCAATGGTTACCACGCCGCGGCGATGGACGACATCGCCGACCGCGCGGGCGTCAGCAAACCCGTGCTCTACCAGCACTTCCCCGGCAAGCTCGAGTTGTACCTCGCTCTGCTGGAAACCCACGGAACCGAGCTGGTCGATCGGGTGCGCGAAGCCATCGAGTCCAATCCCGACAACAAACAACGCGTACGAGCCGCCGTGGGCGCGCTCTACGAGTTCGTCGACCGGGAGGACCAGGCGTTCCGGCTGGTGTTCGAGTCCGACCTCCGGGGGGAGCCCGCAGTGGAACGCGCCGTCGAGCAGGCCTCCTCGGGCTGCATCGACGCGGTGGCCGAGGCCGTAACGGCGGACGCCGGACTCGACCACGAACGGGCGAGGCTGCTCGCCGTGGGACTGGTCGGGCTGAGCCAGGTGACCGCCAGGGACTGGTTGGACGGGGAGAACTCCATCTCCCGCGAGGAGGCCGTGAACCTCATGTCCACCCTGGCTTGGAAGGGACTGGCCGGCTTCCCGATGCAGCAGGGCTGA
- a CDS encoding DUF3152 domain-containing protein, whose product MESGEGGRHRGDPLAASWYPSPERRPEGGGSRRSGRSRRKRGLLRYGWGIYAVPVLLVVTVFAVAGVPERSQQGGGAVESAGRTTENDTAPVVEEGEKGGEYDSRMKSPELPPGAPIPKSGSGTFEVVPGETDPVGSGQLYKYTVETETGVELIEGNDTFARLTEQTLADPRSWTNPRAGGISLRRVGPNGPRPDLRVTLVSRNTARQVCGYGNGLPYDASCRIDERVYISAARWVRGAVSFDGDIGTYRRYVVNHEVGHFFGNGHVGCPAQGQLAPVMMQQTFSVSNDELHDLNERVSQGTEIPSNGFVCKPNAWPFPLGNKAGR is encoded by the coding sequence GTGGAATCCGGGGAAGGCGGTCGGCACCGGGGGGATCCGCTCGCGGCGTCCTGGTATCCGAGCCCCGAGCGACGCCCCGAGGGCGGCGGAAGCCGACGCTCCGGCAGGAGCCGCCGGAAGAGGGGGTTGCTGCGTTACGGCTGGGGCATCTACGCGGTCCCGGTGCTGCTGGTGGTCACCGTCTTCGCCGTCGCCGGGGTGCCGGAGCGGTCCCAGCAAGGGGGAGGTGCGGTGGAATCGGCGGGCAGGACGACGGAGAACGACACCGCTCCCGTGGTCGAGGAGGGGGAGAAGGGCGGTGAGTACGACTCCCGGATGAAATCTCCCGAACTGCCTCCCGGTGCGCCGATCCCGAAGTCGGGATCGGGGACTTTCGAGGTCGTGCCGGGGGAAACGGATCCGGTCGGCTCGGGACAGCTCTACAAGTACACCGTCGAGACGGAGACCGGTGTTGAGCTGATCGAGGGAAACGACACCTTCGCCAGGCTTACCGAACAGACCCTGGCCGATCCGCGCAGCTGGACCAATCCCCGCGCGGGCGGTATATCGCTGCGTCGGGTCGGTCCCAACGGGCCCCGGCCGGACCTGCGGGTCACGCTGGTCAGCAGGAACACCGCCAGGCAGGTGTGCGGATACGGCAACGGACTGCCCTACGACGCCTCCTGCCGAATCGACGAGCGCGTCTACATCAGCGCCGCACGCTGGGTGCGGGGCGCCGTCTCCTTCGACGGGGACATCGGGACCTACCGGCGGTATGTCGTCAATCACGAGGTCGGGCACTTCTTCGGGAACGGCCATGTGGGATGTCCGGCCCAGGGGCAGCTCGCTCCCGTGATGATGCAGCAGACCTTCAGCGTCTCGAACGACGAACTGCACGACCTGAACGAACGAGTTTCCCAGGGCACCGAGATTCCGTCCAACGGTTTCGTGTGCAAGCCGAACGCGTGGCCGTTCCCGCTGGGGAACAAGGCGGGCCGGTAG
- a CDS encoding ferritin-like fold-containing protein, producing the protein MTEADQSAVTSGVRDTEAPEEEGADSAGYEEGVTDLLAALAYGELSAFDRLAEDAREAPTLTGRAALASMAAAEMGHFRLLQDKLSERGVAVEDAMRPFVAPFDAFNASTAPHSWLESLVKAYVGDGLAADFYREVANWLDPETRGLVLTVLSDTGHSAFAEREVSAACAEDDSLRDRLTLWGRRLLGEAVTQAQWVVAERDALSELIIRGSGDLAGIGSLMRRLQNNQNKRMSRLGLG; encoded by the coding sequence ATGACCGAGGCTGACCAGAGTGCCGTGACTTCCGGGGTCCGTGACACGGAGGCTCCGGAAGAAGAGGGAGCGGATTCCGCCGGCTACGAGGAAGGGGTGACGGATCTGCTCGCCGCCCTGGCATACGGTGAGCTCTCCGCTTTCGACCGGCTGGCCGAGGACGCCAGGGAGGCCCCCACGCTCACGGGAAGGGCCGCGCTGGCGAGCATGGCCGCCGCCGAGATGGGGCACTTCCGGCTGCTGCAGGACAAACTCTCCGAGCGTGGTGTGGCGGTCGAGGACGCGATGCGGCCCTTCGTCGCTCCCTTCGACGCCTTCAACGCTTCCACCGCCCCCCACTCGTGGCTGGAGTCGCTGGTCAAGGCTTATGTCGGGGACGGGCTGGCCGCCGACTTCTACCGCGAGGTCGCGAACTGGCTGGACCCGGAGACGAGGGGGCTGGTGCTGACCGTGCTCTCCGACACCGGACACTCGGCGTTCGCGGAACGCGAGGTCTCCGCCGCCTGCGCCGAGGACGATTCACTGCGGGACAGGTTGACCCTGTGGGGGCGCAGGCTGCTGGGGGAGGCGGTTACCCAGGCGCAGTGGGTCGTGGCAGAGCGCGACGCGCTCTCCGAACTGATCATCCGGGGGTCCGGCGATCTGGCCGGAATAGGTTCCCTGATGCGCAGGCTCCAGAACAACCAGAACAAGCGGATGTCGCGGCTGGGGCTGGGCTGA
- the moeZ gene encoding adenylyltransferase/sulfurtransferase MoeZ: protein MTGNTSPQGAAGSGTVLPPLVEPAAELTKDEVARYSRHLIIPDVGMEGQKRLKNAKVLVIGAGGLGSPALMYLAAAGVGTLGIVEFDEVDESNLHRQIIHGQSDLGRSKAESARDSIADVNPFVQVNLHQTHLTSDNALGIFADYDLILDGTDNFATRYLVNDAAVLQGKPYVWGSIFRFEGQASVFWETYGPNYRDLYPEPPPPGMVPSCAEGGVLGVLCASIGSIMVNEAIKLIVGIGETLLGRLMIYDALEMSYRTVKIRKDPNADKVTELIDYESFCGVVSDDAQQAAADSTITPQELKDKFDSDEKFELVDVREPHEYEIVHIDGSKLIPKDRILSGEALAELPQDRQIVLHCKSGGRSAEALSALHKAGFSDAVHVGGGVLGWANQVDTDLPTY from the coding sequence ATGACCGGCAACACATCCCCTCAGGGGGCCGCCGGTAGCGGGACGGTGCTCCCGCCGCTGGTGGAGCCCGCCGCGGAGCTGACCAAGGACGAGGTCGCGCGCTACAGCAGGCACCTGATCATCCCGGACGTCGGGATGGAGGGTCAGAAGCGCCTGAAGAACGCCAAGGTGCTGGTCATCGGTGCGGGCGGGCTCGGCAGCCCCGCGCTGATGTACCTGGCCGCCGCGGGTGTGGGCACCCTCGGGATCGTCGAGTTCGACGAGGTCGACGAGTCGAACCTGCACCGCCAGATCATCCACGGTCAGTCCGACCTGGGGCGTTCCAAGGCAGAGTCCGCGCGGGACTCGATCGCCGATGTCAACCCGTTCGTTCAGGTCAATCTGCACCAGACCCATCTGACCTCGGACAACGCGCTCGGCATCTTCGCCGACTACGATCTGATCCTCGACGGCACCGACAACTTCGCGACTCGTTATCTGGTCAACGACGCCGCGGTGCTGCAGGGCAAGCCCTACGTCTGGGGTTCGATCTTCCGGTTCGAGGGCCAGGCGAGCGTTTTCTGGGAGACCTACGGGCCGAACTACCGCGACCTCTACCCGGAGCCCCCGCCGCCGGGAATGGTGCCGTCGTGCGCCGAGGGCGGTGTGCTCGGAGTCCTCTGCGCCTCGATCGGCTCGATCATGGTCAACGAGGCGATCAAGCTCATCGTCGGAATCGGTGAAACCCTGCTCGGCAGGCTGATGATCTACGACGCGCTGGAGATGAGCTACCGCACGGTCAAGATCCGCAAGGATCCGAACGCGGACAAGGTCACCGAGCTCATCGACTACGAGAGCTTCTGCGGAGTCGTCTCGGACGACGCGCAGCAGGCCGCCGCGGACAGCACCATCACTCCGCAGGAGCTGAAGGACAAGTTCGACTCGGACGAGAAGTTCGAGCTGGTCGACGTCAGGGAGCCGCACGAGTACGAGATCGTGCACATCGACGGTTCGAAGCTGATCCCCAAGGACCGGATCCTGTCCGGTGAGGCACTGGCCGAACTGCCGCAGGACCGGCAGATCGTGCTGCACTGCAAGTCGGGCGGACGCTCGGCCGAGGCGCTTTCCGCGCTGCACAAGGCGGGTTTCTCGGATGCCGTTCACGTCGGTGGCGGTGTGCTCGGCTGGGCGAACCAGGTCGACACGGACCTGCCGACCTACTGA
- a CDS encoding TetR/AcrR family transcriptional regulator, translating to MSHISRPVKATQPQGRNDARRERWKGHRQARRAEFVEAAIRAIGSYGAEVGMEDIAAEAGVSKPVLYRHFSDKSDLYLAVGEWGTNLLMERIKPALEQGGTVRERIERIVSTYLGVIEEYPELYRFVVRRNFADRPVQTDPVSAEKTIIANSLSRLLGEYLRSLELDSGGVEAWSHGLVGMVQASGDWWLERHSMSRDDLTEYLTKIIWFALDGVLRSGGIVIDPDQPLELPPDLQLVENEDV from the coding sequence GTGAGCCACATCTCGCGGCCTGTCAAGGCCACGCAGCCACAGGGGCGCAACGATGCCCGGAGAGAACGCTGGAAGGGACACCGACAAGCGAGGCGGGCGGAGTTCGTCGAAGCCGCCATCCGCGCGATCGGCAGCTACGGCGCCGAAGTGGGCATGGAGGACATCGCCGCGGAGGCGGGCGTGAGCAAACCCGTGCTCTACAGACACTTCAGCGACAAGAGCGATCTCTACCTCGCCGTCGGCGAGTGGGGGACCAACCTGCTGATGGAGCGGATAAAACCCGCCCTCGAGCAGGGCGGAACCGTCCGCGAGCGGATCGAACGAATCGTGAGCACCTACCTCGGGGTGATCGAGGAGTACCCGGAGCTGTACCGCTTCGTGGTGCGTCGCAATTTCGCCGATCGGCCGGTGCAGACCGATCCGGTCAGCGCCGAGAAAACGATCATAGCCAACTCGCTGTCCCGGCTGCTCGGCGAGTACCTGCGCAGTCTCGAACTGGATTCCGGGGGTGTGGAGGCCTGGAGCCACGGGCTCGTGGGCATGGTGCAGGCCAGCGGCGACTGGTGGTTGGAACGCCATTCCATGAGCAGGGACGACCTCACCGAATACCTGACGAAGATCATCTGGTTCGCCCTCGACGGAGTTCTCCGCTCGGGTGGGATCGTGATCGACCCGGACCAGCCGCTGGAGCTTCCCCCCGATCTGCAACTGGTCGAGAACGAGGACGTTTGA
- a CDS encoding DUF4873 domain-containing protein produces MNTAPARRRGPSGPPATASTTNNGGETVVEQLEDEERHDENDYLGSAVVFTADTEIAVNVVLRGNFQPIDGRFHWYGRAEADEKLDELTAGRRVEVVLRTPHGDAAATLSDPDPWNRYRVTGLGRPPFPLDTELADLNEGG; encoded by the coding sequence TTGAACACCGCTCCGGCCCGGCGACGCGGACCGAGCGGCCCGCCGGCGACCGCGAGCACGACGAACAACGGAGGCGAGACCGTGGTGGAACAGCTCGAGGACGAGGAACGGCACGACGAAAACGACTACCTCGGCTCCGCCGTGGTGTTCACCGCCGACACGGAGATCGCCGTGAACGTCGTGCTGCGCGGCAACTTCCAGCCGATCGACGGGAGATTCCACTGGTACGGGCGCGCCGAGGCCGACGAGAAGCTGGACGAGCTGACCGCGGGCCGCAGAGTGGAGGTCGTGCTGCGCACTCCGCACGGCGATGCGGCCGCCACCCTGTCCGATCCGGACCCGTGGAACAGGTATCGCGTCACCGGACTGGGACGTCCACCGTTTCCGCTGGACACGGAACTGGCCGACTTGAACGAGGGTGGCTGA
- a CDS encoding AurF N-oxygenase family protein, producing the protein MTKTLQVNDRERTASRLLKSSAKNSYDPEVDIDWDAPLAEDKPYLPFHRSTLYGTRLWEQLTEQQRIELTKHEFASIASNGLWFEVLLMQMLLKDFYHRDPRTNHAQYALTEVADECRHSTMFAKACDRIGAPAYGPVRVLHQGGRILPAVLKGPSAYASILVAEEILDRIQRDQMYDEQVQPLVRMVNRIHVMEEARHVTFAREEVTRGMRECGPAERAHHQFMTSLVGFAIVKALINPRVYKAVGLRPRTAYRVAMENPHWRETIRWSGEKIMTFLDDAGLIGGPGMPLWRKAGLIR; encoded by the coding sequence ATGACCAAGACTCTCCAGGTCAACGACCGGGAAAGAACCGCTTCACGGCTGCTGAAGTCCTCGGCCAAGAACAGCTACGACCCTGAGGTGGACATCGACTGGGATGCCCCGCTCGCGGAGGACAAGCCCTACCTCCCGTTCCACCGGAGCACGCTGTACGGAACCAGGTTGTGGGAACAACTCACCGAACAGCAGCGCATCGAGCTGACCAAGCACGAGTTCGCGAGCATCGCCTCGAACGGCCTCTGGTTCGAAGTGCTGCTCATGCAGATGCTGCTCAAGGACTTCTACCACCGCGATCCGCGCACCAACCACGCCCAGTACGCGCTGACCGAGGTCGCGGACGAGTGCAGGCACTCCACCATGTTCGCGAAGGCCTGTGATCGGATCGGGGCACCCGCTTACGGGCCGGTCCGCGTTCTGCACCAGGGCGGCAGGATCCTGCCTGCCGTGCTGAAGGGGCCCTCGGCGTACGCCTCCATACTCGTCGCCGAGGAGATCCTCGACCGGATACAGCGTGATCAGATGTACGACGAGCAGGTGCAGCCGCTGGTGCGGATGGTCAACCGCATTCACGTCATGGAGGAGGCGCGGCACGTCACCTTCGCCAGGGAGGAAGTGACCAGGGGGATGCGCGAGTGCGGCCCGGCCGAGCGCGCCCACCACCAGTTCATGACCTCGTTGGTCGGTTTCGCCATCGTCAAGGCACTGATCAACCCGAGGGTCTACAAGGCTGTGGGGTTGCGTCCCAGGACCGCCTACCGGGTGGCAATGGAGAACCCGCACTGGCGGGAGACCATCCGGTGGAGCGGTGAGAAGATCATGACCTTTCTCGACGATGCGGGTCTGATAGGTGGCCCCGGAATGCCGTTGTGGCGGAAAGCGGGGTTGATCCGGTGA
- a CDS encoding TIGR02569 family protein, with product MVAGSVSHVSATAEPPPTHVRAAFGARGEGVELLEGGLAWRCGEEDGVLLKLAANTAEAAWVARVLDTLAPEETRLARPLRSTDGRWVVSGWSARRDLVGRPEPRHDEVVAMSLRLHTATSRLDKPRFVDSRQDIYALADRMAWGEAHMSLSPEKGGRLFDVLAASRKHVALRPQVVHGDLFGNVLFSGNAPPGLIDFVPFWRPAEWAAAVVVIDALAWGGSDPAIVERWSHLAEWPQMLLRALLFRLALHALHPRASTSSLGGLESASQTVLEVL from the coding sequence ATCGTTGCGGGTAGCGTCTCGCACGTGAGTGCTACGGCCGAGCCACCCCCGACCCATGTGCGCGCCGCGTTCGGTGCGCGTGGGGAGGGGGTCGAACTGCTGGAGGGCGGACTCGCCTGGCGTTGCGGCGAAGAGGACGGAGTGCTGCTCAAGCTCGCGGCGAACACGGCCGAGGCCGCTTGGGTGGCGCGGGTGTTGGACACGCTGGCGCCGGAGGAGACGCGTCTGGCGCGGCCGCTGCGGTCCACCGACGGCAGGTGGGTGGTTTCCGGATGGTCCGCGCGGCGTGATCTCGTCGGGCGGCCCGAACCGCGACACGACGAGGTCGTCGCGATGTCGCTGCGGCTGCACACCGCGACCAGCCGCCTGGACAAACCGCGTTTCGTGGATTCCCGCCAGGACATCTACGCGCTCGCCGACCGAATGGCCTGGGGCGAGGCGCACATGTCGCTGTCCCCGGAGAAGGGCGGGCGGCTGTTCGACGTGCTGGCCGCCTCGCGTAAACACGTCGCACTGCGCCCCCAGGTGGTGCACGGCGACCTGTTCGGCAACGTGCTGTTCTCCGGCAACGCTCCACCCGGTTTGATCGACTTCGTCCCGTTCTGGCGCCCCGCGGAGTGGGCAGCGGCGGTGGTGGTGATCGACGCGCTGGCCTGGGGAGGTTCCGACCCGGCGATAGTCGAGCGGTGGTCGCATCTCGCGGAGTGGCCCCAGATGTTGTTGCGGGCCCTGCTGTTCCGCCTCGCGTTGCACGCGCTGCACCCGCGTGCGAGCACCTCCTCGCTCGGGGGGCTCGAGAGCGCCTCGCAGACGGTCCTGGAAGTTTTGTGA